Proteins encoded in a region of the Salvelinus sp. IW2-2015 unplaced genomic scaffold, ASM291031v2 Un_scaffold2101, whole genome shotgun sequence genome:
- the LOC112072949 gene encoding SH3 domain-containing protein 19-like has translation MSLPSTTSANQQAVPPPPISRRVRMHQREAPSYPPTQAWTSLYKNYMMGMALELAEQGSNGRKSGEVSCQKQDVLVLLEKADSAHDDCLLGGESGRVQGSHMTVINPLSDQSQSPNDQHNQSDPASDDKSQLKPPSEYKSQSEPPSILPSQTSVEKTQPVTAPVSGPRCVARFDYEGEEEDELTFSEGNVIALTEVIDQEWGRGQIHGRIGIFPLAFTEILEELPPLAGLQPIVETTKETTESSDVPDQWVVALHDFPGQTSEDLWFQQGALIRVTQRVDADWTRGTLDGREGLFPTTFTHTCNTAQPMTGQPVARGVAKVLFDFSGESEDELSLKAGEVVTGVVTVDEEWYLGDAGGRRGLVPKNYLKLLPGSWTTYTM, from the exons ATGTCTCTGCCCTCTACCACATCAGCCAATCAACAGGCTGTCCCGCCCCCTCCAATCAGCCGCAGGGTCAGGATGCACCAAAGAGAGGCCCCCTCCTACCCCCCGACCCAAGCCTGGACATCCCTGTACAAGAACTACATG ATGGGAATGGCACTTGAACTAGCAGAGCAGGGCTCCAACGGCAGGAAGTCTGGAGAAGTCTCTTGCCAG AAACAGGACGTCCTGGTTCTGTTGGAGAAGGCAGACTCCGCCCACGATGACTGTCTCCTGGGGGGGGAGTCAGGTCGGGTTCAAGGGTCACACATGACTGTCATCAACCCTCTGTCTGACCAATCACAGTCTCCCAACGACCAACACAACCAATCGGATCCCGCCTCGGATGACAAGAGTCAATTGAAGCCTCCCTCTGAATACAAGAGCCAATCAGAACCTCCG TCCATCCTCCCATCTCAGACCAGTGTAGAGAAGACCCAGCCGGTTACAGCACCTGTCAg cggtcCGAGGTGTGTGGCGCGGTTCGACTACGAGggtgaggaggaagacgagcTGACCTTCTCCGAGGGTAACGTCATCGCTCTGACGGAGGTGATTGATCAGGAGTGGGGGCGGGGTCAGATCCACGGGCGAATAGGAATCTTCCCCCTGGCCTTCACCGAGATCCTGGAGGAACTACCTCCGTTGGCAGGGTTACAGCCCATTGTCGAGACAACCAAGGAGACAACTGAATCCTCAG ACGTTCCAGACCAGTGGGTTGTGGCTCTTCACGACTTCCCAGGTCAGACTTCAGAGGATCTGTGGTTCCAGCAGGGGGCGCTGATCAGAGTAACACAGCGTGTCGACGCAGACTGGACCAGAGGAACACTGGACGGACGGGAGGGACTGTTCCCCACTACCTTCACACACACCTGTAACACAG CTCAGCCAATGACGGGCCAGCCTGTGGCCAGGGGCGTGGCCAAGGTCCTGTTTGATTTCAGTGGAGAGAGCGAAGATGAGCTCTCACTGAAG GCAGGGGAGGTAGTAACAGGGGTGGTGACAGTAGACGAGGAGTGGTATCTGGGGGATGCAGGAGGGAGGCGAGGCCTGGTCCCCAAAAACTATCTGAAACTGCTTCCTGGCAGCTGGACCACGTACACTATGTGA